A portion of the Suricata suricatta isolate VVHF042 chromosome 11, meerkat_22Aug2017_6uvM2_HiC, whole genome shotgun sequence genome contains these proteins:
- the KCNE3 gene encoding potassium voltage-gated channel subfamily E member 3, with protein sequence METTNGTETWYESLHAVLKALNATLHNNLLCRPGPDNLTKEGRANLPGRDDNSYMYILFVMFLFAVTVGSLILGYTRSRKVDKRSDPYHVYIKNRVSMI encoded by the coding sequence ATGGAGACCACCAATGGGACTGAGACTTGGTATGAAAGCCTGCACGCTGTGCTGAAGGCTCTAAATGCCACTCTTCACAACAACCTGCTCTGTCGGCCAGGGCCAGACAACCTGACAAAGGAGGGGCGGGCCAATCTTCCTGGCCGTGATGACAACTCCTACATGTACATTCTCTTTGTCATGTTTCTATTTGCTGTCACTGTGGGCAGCCTCATCCTGGGATATACCCGCTCCCGCAAAGTGGACAAGCGCAGTGACCCCTATCATGTGTACATCAAGAATCGTGTGTCTATGATCTGA